The sequence CTATCTGCTGTTTAAGTGACTGAATTTCTGCTAACCATTGTTGTGTTAAGTCTTGATTCATAGTGATTTGTTCTTGGTTACTTGTTATTAGTTATTTGTTGTTTGTTATGCTCCATGTTCTCTGTTCCATTCTCATCAAAACTTTGTCAGAATAATAAATAACAAATTAATTTTATTTACGTCCATATACTAACCTGAAAGTTATGAGACAGTCTCGTTTTGCCCGCTTTTTTCGCCATCTCAATTGGCGCACCCTCAAGAAAACAACAACAAGGACGATCGATAGACGACTACTGGGGCTGGCTTCAGAAATTGCTTTTAATGCTATGCTCTCGCTGTTTCCAGCAATTCTAGCTTTGTTTACAGCTATTGGTTTGTTAGCAGCATCCTTGCAAGATACTTTTAAACAATTAGCGCTGCAAATTAGCCAAATAGTACCAGAAGAAGCCTTAATATTAATTCGTGATTTTGCTAATAAAGAAATTGCAGAATCAAAGAATAGTGGTTTGTTTTCTCTCAGCTTTGTCTTGGCAATTTGGACAGCTTCAGGTGCGATTAATACCGCCATGACTGCTTTTGATCAAATCAATCAAATTCCTCCTGAGCAAACGCGCCCTTTTTGGCAAGCCAAACTTGTTTCCTTAGGATTAACAATTGGGACTATATTACTCTTATTAATAGCCTCCTTCTGTGTGTTTATTAGTGATTTATTGTTAAACATGGTTGTGGCTGAAAATAATTCTTTAAATTTCTTATTAAATATTTGGGAATTGTTACGCTGGCCTTTAACTTTAGTGATTGTCGCTGCAGCTTTTGCTTTAATCTATCGCTACGGCCCCAGTAAATGGAAAGCCGGGACACCAATCATGTCAGGAGCGATTATCGCAGCGGTTTTCTGGGCAATTTTATCTAACTTGTTTCGGTTATATGTAGCGAATTTTGGTAACTACAACAAAGTTTATGGTGCCATAGGAGCAGTTATCGTTTTAATGTTGTGGTTGTGGATGAGTGCCTTTATTCTGTTAGTGGGAGAGCAATTGAACGTAACAGTGGGGGAAGACATGCGATCGCATCGAGACACAAAAATCATCAAAAAATCTGCAGGAAAATAGGCAATAAGTAATAAAAAACAATTATTAAACATCAGCGATCGCAGTAAGATATGTAACGAATCTACCTCAACTCAGTCATCAAGCCAATGCCTCAATATCCTAATCGGCTTTCCACCATTGAACCTGATGTCAAAGCACCAACCTTGAAGCGACTGCGCCAACTAACTTGGTTACTCGACAACGCCGTCACCATTCCGGGAACAAAAATTGGCATTGGCTTAGATCCAATTTTAGGACTTATACCTATTGGTGGCGATTTTTTGGGAGTAATGCTTTCCTGTTACATTGTCTTAGAAGCAGCGCGGCTAGGCGCACCCAAAGCCACTCTAGGGAGAATGGTCTTTAATATCATCGTCGATGGCTTAGTCGGGACTATCCCAGTAATAGGAGACTTTTTTGATTTTGCTTTCACAGCCAACACCAACAACTTTAAATTATTAGAAGAATATTTAAAATTTCCCGGACAAAATAAAAGCGCTGACGGCTGGTTTATCTTGGTGTTGTTATTAGGATTATTAGTGCTTGCCATTGTCTTAGTAGCAATCCCTGTGATACTAATTAGATTGCTATGGCAAGCCTTAATTGGCGGTTAAGTTAGTAATTGATAACAGGAATGAAAGATTGGTGGGAAACGACTTTTCCGCAAGGGCGGCAGAGTTTAATTATAACTGATACTCAGGGCTATCCTGTAAAAATTGCCTATGGAGAAATAGGTACAGGTAAGCCCCTAATTCTATTACATGGTATGGGCAGTTGGAGCTATAATTGGCGTTATAGCATCGCTCCCTTATCTAAATATTTTCGCGTAATTTGTTTCGACGCTAAAGGCTACGGATTCTCCGAGAAACCAGTCTCTCGCCGCGAACATCATGGCCATCAAATCCTAGAACTAGCGAGAATTATTCAGGAGTTATGCGATCAACCCCCCGTAATTGTGGCAGAATCTTTAGGGGGACTAATTGCTCTAGCCCTTGCTCAAGAATATCCCCACTTATTAGCACGATTAGTAGTAGTGAACGTACCGATTTTCGCTGAATCTCTACCTCATTGGGCGATGTCGTTACTAGCTGAAACTCCTCTAGAATTGTTGCACACCATCGATTCTTTGCGTCTAGCATATCTGTTTGCCCCTATATTTAGAGAAATCATGGCAATAGAAAGGCGCGGAGTTTTGTTTGATCCATCACTACTATCACCAGAAGACGTTTACTGGATAACTTACCCATTTATTGAGTTTCCTGGTACTCTCCTCAAAGTAGGTGAAGAACTACAAATAGCTGCAAGAGAAATCCAACACCAGCAAGCCAAAAAACCAAATTTACTGAGTAAAATTCAAAATAATCTCAGTACCATTCAGTGTCCCACATTAATTTTGTGGGGTGAACAAGATAGCTGGTTTCCCGCTAGTCATGGAGAAAAATTATATCAACATCTCACCAACGCTAAATTACAAATCTTACCTAACTGTT is a genomic window of Fortiea contorta PCC 7126 containing:
- a CDS encoding YihY/virulence factor BrkB family protein, whose product is MRQSRFARFFRHLNWRTLKKTTTRTIDRRLLGLASEIAFNAMLSLFPAILALFTAIGLLAASLQDTFKQLALQISQIVPEEALILIRDFANKEIAESKNSGLFSLSFVLAIWTASGAINTAMTAFDQINQIPPEQTRPFWQAKLVSLGLTIGTILLLLIASFCVFISDLLLNMVVAENNSLNFLLNIWELLRWPLTLVIVAAAFALIYRYGPSKWKAGTPIMSGAIIAAVFWAILSNLFRLYVANFGNYNKVYGAIGAVIVLMLWLWMSAFILLVGEQLNVTVGEDMRSHRDTKIIKKSAGK
- a CDS encoding DUF4112 domain-containing protein, coding for MPQYPNRLSTIEPDVKAPTLKRLRQLTWLLDNAVTIPGTKIGIGLDPILGLIPIGGDFLGVMLSCYIVLEAARLGAPKATLGRMVFNIIVDGLVGTIPVIGDFFDFAFTANTNNFKLLEEYLKFPGQNKSADGWFILVLLLGLLVLAIVLVAIPVILIRLLWQALIGG
- a CDS encoding alpha/beta fold hydrolase; the protein is MKDWWETTFPQGRQSLIITDTQGYPVKIAYGEIGTGKPLILLHGMGSWSYNWRYSIAPLSKYFRVICFDAKGYGFSEKPVSRREHHGHQILELARIIQELCDQPPVIVAESLGGLIALALAQEYPHLLARLVVVNVPIFAESLPHWAMSLLAETPLELLHTIDSLRLAYLFAPIFREIMAIERRGVLFDPSLLSPEDVYWITYPFIEFPGTLLKVGEELQIAAREIQHQQAKKPNLLSKIQNNLSTIQCPTLILWGEQDSWFPASHGEKLYQHLTNAKLQILPNCCHDAAIGSSAQLNQAIVEFLQETNFL